gagaaaaagaaaccaaGACTGGGACTTTTAACTCACTCCTTTTACGGAGATGGGAAGTGACGGTCGTCTGGTTCTAGAAGCTATATATACTCGTCATCGTCTGTATGGCCATTAACACGCCATAGCGGGAGATGCTTATAAGCTTTCCGCTCAACATTGGTAAAAAATAGTGATGTACGGCCTGACCCGACTAAATCTTATTACACTGCCTTTCGATCGATCATCTTCAGAAACAGGTGATTAATTCTATTCTCTAGAGTCGTACGTTGTGCAGGAAAAAGATGCATGCAGGAAGCGCTTCACTGCACACCGCAGTGCTCCACACCAATCATTCTAGCTCATCACTGTagtttatatttattttatctCGGAAGGGAGAATGATTTATTCATTAGAAGCACGATACATTGAGCAGCGTGACACTATTCACGCCAGCATCCTGAAGAGCTCGCTGCAGAGGGCAATCAACAGCTCTATATTCAGGATTTATACAGGCATATAAATACATCCGAGCGAGTAAGAATATGGTAAAGATCTCGGCCGGGAGTCCGGGACTATGTAGGCCCTGTAATGGCTAGTACGGAGTAGCACGCAACGTGAGAGGCTACTCAAAAGCGAGCCATCCGCCAACGGCTAGATCGATATATCTTCCCGGGCATGCGATCCGAACCGATGAGTTCAACCTGagcccctcctcctcgtgcATACGGCCGGTATGGCAGGCACGTCACCGTCTCCCGGAACCCTGACAGCAGCGCGCGCATTTGGACTTTTGCATTGCTCCGACACGCTCGTCCGTACGTACGTCGATTAACCAGATCCAGACTTTTACGCTGCCCATGCATCCCTTCCATTCCATGCATGCAACGCTCACGCGCGGCGATTCTCCGGCCCGGCCGCATGCGTTTCTGACAGGCCTCTCGTCTTCTCGTGTGTCTAACTGCAAAACGCGCGTACGTGCTCATCCGTCGACATCGTTTAATCATGTTTCAGTAGAGTCCAACCTGATCGATAACTCTCCTTTAGTTTCCGAAAAGAAAATCCTTCACTCGATACCATTTTCGCTGAATCCAGGAGTAGTACTATATATTATACAGGCGCACTGAGCGGAGACAGAACATGTGTTGTCTAAGCAATTTGGCAACCTGACGGATCTTTCCACTAACGTACGCATCCCCGGACGTCCCCGTCCAATCCAACCACGCGGACGCGGTAAGCTACGGAGTGCCGCCCCACTTTAACCGAGAGAAACTTTCCGGCACAAACTCACCGTCCGCAGGACGCAATGCAAAACCCTGCAGGGATTAAACGAAGTAGCCACCGCCAAACTAGCCCAGGAGACAATGATGCATACTAGTGCCACCACGCATGATACGCCAACCCAGCCTGATGAACTGAAGCTTAATTTGGCCAAATTAAAGTTGGCGCTGTCGCCTTCGCCCTCCTTTTCCACGAAGCGATCGAAACGAACCACCGCGCCCAAAGGCCAAAAAGAGCTAGAGATCTCTCTCGGTAGAGGCCCTAGAGCACAAGGTGCCCGGAGCGCAAGCGTGGCCGGCTAGATCGATCCCCCTATCTCCGGCCCGGACTGGCATCATGTCCTCCACTTgggacaaaagaaaaaagacagagagagaggggaagtGATACGAGACTGCTGGGCGACGAAGCCTTTTCTCGATCCCGTTGCTTTCTTCGCCTTCCTCATCGCCTTTTCTTGGGTCCGTCAGGTCGTTGGTGCATGCAGGAATGTTTGACGACGCGGCTGTCGTTGTTGTTGCGAGCTTACGTGGCCCGCGCGCCCAACCCGACGCACTCGGCACGAGTTGGAGATCGACGTGATGGATCTCATCCAAGATCTTGATgaccgaactggaattggatTAATCATTTAATTGGATGCTGTATTGCGagatgcatgtatgcatgtgagTTTGGGGGACGGGTCACTGGAAGAGATGTTCGGTTGGAAGGGgctctcttctcttttctagTGCGCTCTGGGAGGCAGCGTGTTTCGTTCTTTGTTGTTAATTTGTCGGCATGGGCGGAGCCAAGGCTCGGCCACTCCACTAAGCCAGGTCACAGTGGGAATAACATAATAGAATAGTATCATATATCATGCATATGATACTACTCACTATCTTCATAATGCATAGTAACATAGAGACTTGGTATCATAGAACTTTTATTTATTGATTCACAAAAGACATCATGCCTTGATAATGCATAGTAACATAGAGACTTGGTATCATAGAACTTTTATTTATTGATTCACAAGAGACATCGTGCCTTGAGAAACGCTCTGTTACCGGTATCATAACAGTATATACTACCTCTTGGAACAGGCAAATTCTGAATGGCAATTGGACGTATAGTCAAATTTTCAGTGACAAATATGGAATTCATTGCATTTACATCTGTTCAAGTTGCTTTGTCCAATCGAAGGGCTCCCAGTCCTTCAGGAAGCTGGCTACAGCTTGCTTCTGGTTATCCATGGCCTCAAGCCTTCGACGACGGTGCATGTCCACCCCTGGAAAGCGGAGCAGCCCTCTGATGACATTCAGTCCAAAACTAGCACTGAATTTGCATCGTCATCTATCACATGGACAAATCCACGGTCCAGCCCAAACTCTACATGGAAGTAGGGGAAGTTCTCAGGGATGACTTGCCGAAGGTTGCCACTTGTTGGAATAATCAGAATGAAGTTCATTAGAACATGAAGCACATACGAGCACAATACTATTATTCTCAGGCATGTATATAGGAATAAGATAAGTACCTTTTTGAAGTACATAGGTGCTTTGTTTGAAACTTCCAAGGGTACAGGGATGCATTCAATTATGCAATGTCTCCGTTGCTTGGCCAAGCATATGACAGTCTCCATGAAAATCACATCCTTGTCCTGCTGTGCAAACATTTTTAGGAGGCACTTCTTGAAGTTGCGAATCTCCTCCCAGATATTCCTATCAATTCCTCTGGTTGCAGACTCATGCTGAGACCATAGAAACATAGAATCGGTTAGAGGCCAAGCAAAAATTATGGCAATTAGCTGTGATAAGTTCTTAAGAAAGCATATGCAACTTTCCCtcaaaacagaaagaaagcACATGCAACAGGGCCAATTAAGATGACTGACCTGCAGTGGAAGAATAATAAAGTGCCCAGGAACAACAGGCTCAAATTGTGGCAGCATCAGGTAAGTAAAATTCCCTATAGCAACAACCAGATGCTTTGGCCTGGATGGGTTCTCGAGACAATACAAACAGCGATCTTTCTGAGTTAAGATATGCGTATGAGTAGTGCTCTTCTCCTCATGTGCCTCTTTACTCTTCCTTCTGGGAGCATCACCCAAATTATATTCATCCTCTACACTTCTAGACATGTTATAATGTTTGCTGCGCACAATTAAGTCTGCAGCATGCAGGTCAGcatctttttctcctttccttCGATCAGCTGCAACAGGCTTTGTATGCCTGCAGTTCCAAAAAAGGCAATAGTATGTTGAGCATATATGGTAATATGACAATCAAAGTACATCAAAGTGGATGTCTGGTGCTCAATATCACAATTATTTGCACACAGCAGTCCAGGATCTGTCTTTAGAGGAGTGGGCTATAGTATCAGGTATCTAAATTATTTCAGAGTTCTTATGGGTATGTCAGATGGCTCATATACATGAGCTTGTTTCATCTCGTACCAAGTATCATTGTCACTGGTTATTAGATATACAAAACCAAAACAGAcaaatacacaaagcaacatGACCTAAATGATATTAGCATTTGATTGGCATAGAGACTAATTAGTTTCAACAGCAGGTGTTACAAACAGAAGAAAGCATAACCCTACATACCTGACAGTCATAGCATCACCTAGTAACAGGTAAATGCAAATGCATTCTGGCATAAGATAGACTAACCTGATTGATCTCCTTCCCTTTTCATGCCTAGGATCATCAACAGAAGTGTCTTGATCGTCCAGCACAGACTCCATTATTTCTCCCTGAGAAAGAACCATGAGTTAACAAGTTGTGTGATCTTGCCAAAAGAAGAAAGGGCAGAGCCAGGTCACCTCTAAATCCCAGTAGGATCAGTACATTCCACCACTCCatcatatcaaaatttggttttattttgtttctgtttcaaTAGATATCAATAAATCTGTGCCTCTTTATCATAAATTGAGTTGATCATACATGCAGCCCATTTTTGTATTGCCAGCATGAATTGAAAGCAGCTCGTACCATAGTCAGCCTTTAGTTATACAAGTACGCTAAGTTAGTGAGAAGGCATTAATCTAAGATGTCTCTTGTGTTAGTTGTAATAAAAATATGTGAGCACAAATAGTTGCAACACTTACCGAATGTTTCTCAGCTTCATCATGTTTGCCTTTCATTCGAAGGCGAATAGTCTTTGCAGCCAGCTGGTTTGTACTTAGATTATTGGTTCTAACTGAAGGTGACGTCTTTGAAGTATCCTTATGGGACTTTTGATCATCATCCTCAGCGGTTGATACATTGGCATTCATACCATCATTAGAAAAATTACTTATACCAGTTATTGCTATGTTATGTCGACTCCTTTTCCACGACACAGAACCGTTCAGGTTTTCTCATGAGATGATGCCAAGAGGAAGCATCCTGGCCACCACTGTCACCACTTTGGTGGCCCTCAATCTGTAGTAATGGAATAACAGATAAGTTAGGAAGAAGATAAAAGTCCATTCGAATTATCATGGTGCACAGCGACACATTATGTTGCACGGGGGGTTGCAGAATATTCAAAATATGGCAACACAGGGGCATGGGTATATGTATTGCAAGTATAACACGTTGCAATGCAGTAGCTATTCTATTTTTCAACATGTTGCACGGGGGGTTGCAGAATATTCAAAATATGGCAACACCGGGGCATGGGTATATATGTATTTTAAGTATAACACGTGCATTGTAGTACATGGATATTCTATTTTTCAATATATTTATGCAACTTAAATACAAACGCAACACTAAAACATAGCATTCAGAATGAGGCCCAGAGTACAGAATCTACAGTCTTCTCTACTCCACCAACTTCTCCAATCAACAACAGATAAACCTAGCGTTTGGAAGGGAACTTCCGATTTCAATTCATCCTGGTCACGGCACAGTCGGTGCCCAAATTCGGTGCAGATGGCGTGCAAGGAAAGGGAGGATGTAGAGAAAGGGGAGGAAATCACCATGGCTATGAAGGAGGGTCGCCGCGCCCGCGTAGATCTGCGTAAATCCGAGAGAGAAAGGGCAAGGAGGGGTGGGTGGCCGATGTTCTGGTAGCGAGGGAGGATGGGGGTGGCAgcccgtcgccggagaagggACGTCCCCGTCCGTGGAGAGGTTCGCGCCAGggaggccggaggcggcgtcgTATCGGTGTCTGCCGGTCTGGGAGAGCTGAGCCTGCTGAGGCCTTGGTGGTGTTGGTGCTGACGATGGGCTGCCGCATTTATCAGGCCAGGCCGTATTCCGTCTAATGATGGTCATCGGACCGGGTATCTTTTGGACGGCCCAATCACGAAAAAAAGCCCGAGCCAGGCCAGTCACGCGGCAATTTGTGGGTTGGGCCTTTTCCCCCTTCGAGGCACCTGGGCCAGTTTGGGCACGGTAGGAAGATGATGGGTCTTGCCCGGCACGACATGGGCCTGGCATGGCACGAAAAAGCACAGCCGGCTGAAAATTCAGGTTTGTATGTGTCAGTAGGTTTTTCTATatacttgatcaaactttaattttttttacccttCAGAACAGATGAAGCATTTGGTAaaattagaacatcttatagcAATAGAGCTCGTTGCTCGGGAACTAGTAGATTGTTGCAAAGTGGTCGATATGCAGAACAATTAGTTAGTGGGGCTAATTACTTGGCAATACAGGATTTGGGCTAATCCTCTTTTGTTGTTCGTGAATCGAAATACTTGGCTTGAAACACAATGGTGACATGGTATGCTAAATTTTAGGTGATCAAGATATACAATCTCAGCAGCCATGGCGACCTCGTCCTCCTTCCAAAGCTCGCGTACTATATCACTGTCCTATTATTTCCTCTTCTTTGCTCTCCTCCTCATTAGTCCTTCCCGGCTGCGATGGCGTGTAACATGCCCGCACAGGCCGTAAATTAGCAAACAGCCAAAATGTGCAAGTTGTGCTCCTCTTCAATTTTTTCCAACCCATCTGATTCAAGCTGACCTCACTGTCTGCATATCTGGCAAGCTACTAACATCTACACAACCTTAAAAAAAGGCCCACTAGGACTAAACGATGAGGATGGACAGAAAAAGGATAAGAGCATGTGGGGATTTGCACTTTCCCCAtcaggcaaaaaaaaaagagaagaagaagcggggaaAAAGAATGAACAAATGTGGTTTCAGCACCATGGTTTGGGTGTCTAATTGTTCAGAACACGTTTTGCACGTGTGATGTTTGGGACCAGCTGCCCCTCCTGCTTCCAGGAAACGTGGTTTCGCTGTCAGGCTGGTTCCTCTCGACTTCCCTGAGAGCCTCCTCCACTGCCCTTTCCACTTCAGAAGCCGCAACCTGTGAATACGACACACCAGGAAAGCATGGTTAGTTAGAGTGTACAAGCGGCTAACTGTGATTAATCAATCATTAAAAAGTTAAGTACTAAATGTCAAGCTTAGCACTTTGGAAAAGGTGCTGACTTGCTTCATTTGATGATCGATAAATTTAAAACGGCATGGTTGCCTGGATGCTTGTGGATTCTATATTGGTGTTCGATATAATAAGGAGATATTGATTTGACAGTTGGAACGTAAATGCCAACTAACAACAGTTGCATATTAATTATAATAGGAACTATTGTTGCGTGTATCGACGGATGCAAGGCTGGAGGATCTCctcctttttggaaaaaatagAACAAGGACTGCAGGTTTAGTAGGAACTTTTACACAGATGAAACCGGGCGAGGATGATCTATTCAGAAATCTATTTATATCctcgcaaaaaataaataaatctacTTATATTTTCATAAAACAATTTgatttatatattttctttaatATTCATATGACTTAACCCAAATTCTCCCAACTAagatgtttcttttttgagggatCCCAACTAAGACGTTACGTACCTTTCCAGAaaatttttggacaaaatcACTATCAGATTACCAGACTATCATTTTCTATAGTTGATAATCTTCATCGTTATCCAGTTGACGATGCAGCCTATCTAACAAATCTGATGAGGTAAGGGAGGGATGCGCTGTACTAATAGAACACGGAAATTTCTAAAATCTTGTAGGCGACTGAACTGCTGCTTCTTTTCTAACCTCAAATTTGGTCCAGTCATTATTGTCAATACAAGCAGGTAGGACTAAGTTCAGAAAAGCTTAGTACGCAAGGCTAAACCTTGAGGATTTTAATGATC
This is a stretch of genomic DNA from Brachypodium distachyon strain Bd21 chromosome 1, Brachypodium_distachyon_v3.0, whole genome shotgun sequence. It encodes these proteins:
- the LOC100838641 gene encoding CWF19-like protein 2 isoform X2; translation: MNANVSTAEDDDQKSHKDTSKTSPSVRTNNLSTNQLAAKTIRLRMKGKHDEAEKHSGEIMESVLDDQDTSVDDPRHEKGRRSIRHTKPVAADRRKGEKDADLHAADLIVRSKHYNMSRSVEDEYNLGDAPRRKSKEAHEEKSTTHTHILTQKDRCLYCLENPSRPKHLVVAIGNFTYLMLPQFEPVVPGHFIILPLQHESATRGIDRNIWEEIRNFKKCLLKMFAQQDKDVIFMETVICLAKQRRHCIIECIPVPLEVSNKAPMYFKKWQPSASHP
- the LOC100838641 gene encoding CWF19-like protein 2 isoform X1, with product MNANVSTAEDDDQKSHKDTSKTSPSVRTNNLSTNQLAAKTIRLRMKGKHDEAEKHSGEIMESVLDDQDTSVDDPRHEKGRRSIRHTKPVAADRRKGEKDADLHAADLIVRSKHYNMSRSVEDEYNLGDAPRRKSKEAHEEKSTTHTHILTQKDRCLYCLENPSRPKHLVVAIGNFTYLMLPQFEPVVPGHFIILPLQHESATRGIDRNIWEEIRNFKKCLLKMFAQQDKDVIFMETVICLAKQRRHCIIECIPVPLEVSNKAPMYFKKSLGWTVDLSM